One Clostridiales bacterium genomic region harbors:
- a CDS encoding GHKL domain-containing protein: protein MNGEVIRHIPRFHTALAEWAACFILILFLKKRFKGWKFVLIVILSLIIQSLWQYTAGKLPLAYWIPGMMFAVFLMWAFIFVACDVTALSALYWCIHAFIIAEFAASFEWQITFYITSNLALKHLVQQLIEYALLFVIYSVVFVLNYFLESRYMKNKTILEIRVRDLATVFGIALSVFVISNLSFVTQHTPFSGRYAVEIFYIRTLVDLIGLVLSYSQREQKLWMHAKTEINALQNVLNRHYEQYRHSKETIELINRTYHDLKHQIAVIRAEKNPQKKAEYLDALESGIKYYEAQNKTGNAVLDVILTSKYMACIDNKIHFSCVVDGKLLDFMDVLDICSIFGNALENAIEGAKNIKDEERRLIKLAVYARNNLLIINFGNYYESKLKFENGHLITTKKDHTLHGYGIKSIKMAAAKYGGTVNIDTKDNWFNLSILIPLQNSNKNEVNKNEEV from the coding sequence ATGAACGGCGAAGTAATACGGCATATACCGCGGTTTCATACCGCTTTGGCGGAATGGGCTGCCTGTTTTATTCTTATATTGTTTTTAAAGAAGCGTTTTAAAGGCTGGAAATTTGTTTTAATCGTCATATTAAGCCTAATTATCCAAAGCCTTTGGCAATATACGGCAGGCAAGCTGCCTTTGGCGTATTGGATTCCTGGAATGATGTTTGCCGTTTTTTTGATGTGGGCGTTTATATTTGTTGCCTGCGATGTTACGGCTTTGTCGGCGTTGTATTGGTGTATTCACGCCTTTATTATAGCGGAGTTTGCGGCCTCGTTTGAATGGCAAATTACTTTTTATATAACCTCAAATTTAGCATTAAAGCACTTAGTTCAACAGCTCATAGAGTATGCATTGTTATTTGTAATTTATAGCGTGGTTTTTGTTTTAAATTACTTTCTTGAGTCTAGATACATGAAAAACAAAACCATTTTAGAAATACGGGTAAGGGACTTAGCGACAGTATTTGGCATAGCCTTATCCGTTTTTGTAATAAGCAACTTAAGCTTTGTTACCCAACACACTCCTTTTAGCGGCAGGTATGCTGTAGAAATATTTTATATACGAACGCTGGTGGATTTAATAGGATTGGTTCTGTCGTACTCCCAGCGCGAACAAAAATTGTGGATGCACGCCAAAACCGAGATTAACGCGTTGCAAAATGTGTTAAACAGGCATTATGAACAATACCGCCATTCAAAAGAAACCATAGAGTTGATTAATCGCACCTATCATGACCTAAAACATCAAATAGCCGTGATTCGCGCTGAAAAAAATCCCCAAAAAAAAGCCGAATATTTGGACGCTTTGGAAAGCGGAATAAAGTATTACGAGGCACAAAACAAAACAGGCAACGCCGTTTTGGATGTTATTTTGACTTCCAAGTACATGGCTTGTATTGATAACAAGATTCACTTTTCATGCGTCGTTGACGGAAAACTTCTTGATTTTATGGATGTTTTAGATATTTGTTCAATATTTGGCAACGCTTTGGAAAACGCCATAGAAGGCGCAAAAAATATAAAAGACGAAGAACGAAGACTTATCAAGCTAGCCGTATACGCCCGAAACAATCTGTTAATCATTAATTTTGGCAACTATTATGAATCAAAATTAAAATTTGAGAACGGTCATTTGATAACTACCAAAAAAGACCATACGCTTCACGGCTATGGAATTAAAAGCATAAAGATGGCGGCGGCCAAATACGGCGGAACGGTCAATATTGACACCAAAGATAATTGGTTTAATCTTAGCATATTGATTCCCTTACAAAACAGCAATAAAAACGAGGTTAATAAAAATGAAGAAGTATGA